Proteins from one Arthrobacter sp. Soc17.1.1.1 genomic window:
- the alaS gene encoding alanine--tRNA ligase, translated as MKSHEIASRWLGYFEKNGHTVVPSASLISSDPSLLFTVAGMVPFIPYLTAREVAPYARATSVQKCIRTGDIEEVGKTARHGTFFQMCGNFSFGDYFKAEAIRMAWDLLTSDVADGGFGLPAERLWITVYHEDEEALQIWRDSIGVPAERIQKMGKKDNYWSTGQPGPAGPCSEIFYDRGPSYGVDGGPEADDTRYVEIWNLVFMQYQRGEGTGKDDFEILGELPKKNIDTGLGLERLAMILQGVENMYETDQVRPVLDRAAALSGKTYTSAESPDDPHHTDDVRMRVVADHIRSSLMLIADGVTPSNEGRGYVLRRLIRRAVRAMRLLGVEKACLPELLPASRDAMKGVYPEVEQDFERISRIAYAEEKAFLRTIASGTARLEEAVRESLAEERPLSGQDAFTLHDTYGFPIDLTLEMAEEAGLAVDAEGFRSLMLEQRQRAQADARGKKAGHADLSVFTELLGRGQTVFTGYDELTSEATILGLLTKGQSIPSALQGDEIELVLDQTPFYAEAGGQAADVGLITGDGFTVEVLDVQRPIKGLSVHRAVVREGEVVQGATVTAAVDRQRRHAGEQAHSGTHIVHAALHEILGPEALQRGSFNKAGYLRFDFSWGEGISAAARSEIEEVSNIAIRNNYEVETKIMPLADAKALGATALFGEAYGDTVRVVEMNADFSRELCGGTHVASTSLIGSLTLLGEQSVGSGNRRVEALVGLDAFRHLAAERALVSELSDMLKVPSAQLPERISATLAKLKTAERDLERLRREQLAVAAGSLVDTAVDVDGVRLIAHDAGEVGGADDLRTLVLDLRGRLGSEAAVVAATAVSQDRPLVLVATNEAARAAGVKAGALVRTAAKILGGGGGGKDDVAQGGGSDASRIPDALTAIRTAVAER; from the coding sequence ATGAAGTCCCACGAGATCGCCAGCCGCTGGCTCGGCTACTTCGAGAAGAACGGGCACACCGTCGTGCCCTCCGCGTCGCTCATCTCCTCCGACCCGTCGCTGCTGTTCACGGTCGCCGGGATGGTGCCCTTCATCCCGTACCTGACCGCGCGTGAGGTAGCTCCCTACGCCCGGGCCACGAGCGTCCAGAAGTGCATCCGCACGGGTGACATCGAGGAGGTCGGCAAGACCGCCCGCCACGGCACGTTCTTCCAGATGTGCGGCAACTTCTCCTTCGGCGACTACTTCAAGGCCGAGGCCATCCGCATGGCCTGGGACCTCCTCACCAGCGACGTGGCCGACGGCGGCTTCGGCCTGCCCGCGGAGCGCCTGTGGATCACCGTCTACCACGAGGACGAGGAAGCCCTGCAGATCTGGCGCGACAGCATCGGCGTCCCCGCCGAGCGCATCCAGAAGATGGGCAAGAAGGACAACTACTGGTCCACGGGCCAGCCCGGCCCGGCCGGCCCCTGCTCGGAGATCTTCTACGACCGCGGCCCCTCCTACGGCGTCGACGGCGGCCCCGAGGCGGACGATACCCGGTACGTGGAGATCTGGAACCTCGTCTTCATGCAGTACCAGCGCGGCGAGGGCACCGGCAAGGACGACTTCGAGATCCTGGGCGAGCTGCCGAAGAAGAACATCGACACCGGCCTCGGGCTCGAGCGGCTCGCCATGATCCTTCAGGGCGTCGAGAACATGTACGAGACGGACCAGGTACGTCCCGTCCTGGACCGGGCCGCGGCGCTCAGCGGGAAGACCTACACCAGCGCCGAGTCGCCCGACGACCCGCACCACACGGATGACGTCCGCATGCGCGTGGTCGCCGACCACATCCGCTCCTCCCTGATGCTCATCGCCGACGGCGTGACCCCGTCCAACGAGGGTCGCGGCTACGTGCTGCGCCGCCTCATCCGCCGGGCCGTCCGCGCCATGCGCCTGCTCGGCGTCGAGAAGGCCTGCCTGCCGGAACTGCTCCCCGCGTCACGCGACGCAATGAAGGGCGTCTACCCCGAGGTCGAGCAGGACTTCGAGCGCATCAGCCGCATCGCCTACGCCGAGGAGAAGGCGTTCCTGCGCACCATCGCCTCGGGCACCGCACGGCTCGAGGAAGCCGTCCGCGAGTCCCTCGCCGAGGAGCGGCCGCTCTCCGGCCAGGATGCCTTCACCCTCCACGACACCTACGGCTTCCCGATCGACCTGACCCTCGAGATGGCGGAGGAGGCGGGTCTCGCCGTCGACGCCGAGGGCTTCCGCTCCCTGATGCTCGAGCAGCGTCAGCGCGCCCAGGCCGACGCCCGCGGCAAGAAGGCCGGCCACGCCGACCTGTCGGTCTTCACCGAGCTGCTCGGCCGCGGCCAGACCGTGTTCACGGGCTACGACGAGCTCACCTCCGAGGCGACCATCCTCGGCCTGCTCACCAAGGGGCAGTCGATCCCCAGCGCCCTCCAGGGCGACGAGATCGAGCTCGTCCTCGACCAGACCCCCTTCTACGCGGAGGCGGGCGGCCAGGCCGCCGACGTCGGGCTCATCACCGGCGACGGCTTCACCGTCGAGGTCCTCGACGTGCAGCGGCCCATCAAGGGCCTCAGCGTGCACCGCGCCGTCGTCCGCGAGGGCGAGGTGGTGCAGGGCGCCACGGTGACCGCCGCCGTCGACCGGCAGCGCCGGCACGCGGGGGAGCAGGCCCACTCGGGCACGCACATCGTCCACGCCGCCCTCCACGAGATCCTCGGCCCCGAGGCCCTGCAGCGCGGATCCTTCAACAAGGCCGGATACCTCCGCTTCGACTTCTCCTGGGGCGAGGGCATCAGCGCCGCGGCGCGCTCGGAGATCGAGGAGGTCTCCAACATCGCGATCCGCAACAACTACGAGGTCGAGACGAAGATCATGCCCCTCGCCGACGCGAAGGCACTCGGGGCGACGGCCCTCTTCGGCGAGGCGTACGGAGACACCGTCCGCGTGGTCGAGATGAACGCCGACTTCTCGCGGGAGCTCTGCGGAGGCACGCACGTGGCGTCCACGTCGCTCATCGGCAGCCTCACGCTGCTCGGCGAGCAGTCGGTCGGCTCCGGCAACCGGCGCGTCGAGGCCCTCGTGGGCCTGGACGCGTTCCGGCACCTCGCCGCCGAACGCGCCCTGGTCTCGGAGCTGTCCGACATGCTGAAGGTGCCGTCCGCGCAGCTGCCCGAACGGATCTCCGCGACCCTGGCCAAGCTCAAGACCGCAGAGCGGGACCTCGAGCGGCTCCGCCGGGAGCAGCTCGCCGTCGCCGCCGGGTCGCTCGTCGACACGGCGGTGGACGTCGACGGCGTGCGCCTCATCGCGCACGACGCCGGGGAGGTCGGCGGCGCCGACGACCTGCGCACGCTCGTCCTCGACCTGCGCGGCCGTCTCGGCTCGGAGGCCGCCGTCGTCGCGGCGACGGCCGTCTCACAGGATCGCCCGCTCGTGCTCGTCGCGACCAACGAGGCAGCCCGCGCGGCCGGCGTGAAGGCCGGGGCGCTGGTCCGCACCGCGGCGAAGATCCTCGGCGGCGGCGGCGGAGGCAAGGACGACGTCGCACAGGGCGGCGGCTCGGACGCCTCGCGCATCCCCGACGCGCTCACCGCCATCCGCACTGCCGTGGCGGAACGCTGA
- a CDS encoding DUF6167 family protein — translation MIRRAFWLAAGITIGVVAVRKVSQAKSTLGPEGLNRAVGQISDSIADFADALRSAMSERENDLRAALGVEAPAAPAAPGAPGADDAPASRRSLR, via the coding sequence ATGATCAGAAGAGCCTTCTGGCTTGCCGCCGGCATCACCATCGGCGTCGTCGCCGTGCGCAAGGTGTCGCAGGCGAAGTCCACCCTCGGTCCCGAGGGCCTGAACCGGGCCGTCGGCCAGATCAGCGACAGCATCGCCGACTTCGCCGACGCCCTCCGGTCCGCCATGAGCGAGCGCGAGAACGATCTCCGCGCCGCGCTCGGCGTCGAGGCACCCGCTGCGCCCGCTGCCCCGGGTGCGCCCGGCGCCGACGACGCCCCCGCTTCCCGCCGCTCCCTCCGCTAG
- a CDS encoding DUF948 domain-containing protein: protein MSGGDIAGLIAAGVFAVLVLLLAVPIWKLGRVFDELRKAIRTVTDETTPLIGEVTSTVNTTHQQLKAVDGITSNVSDASANISALSSLVAATIGAPLIKVSAFSYGVRSALAGRTSPARRRRSR, encoded by the coding sequence ATGTCAGGTGGAGATATAGCCGGCCTGATAGCTGCTGGCGTGTTCGCCGTCCTGGTCCTGCTGCTGGCCGTGCCCATCTGGAAGCTCGGTCGCGTGTTCGACGAGCTGCGCAAGGCCATCCGCACGGTCACCGATGAGACCACCCCGCTGATCGGGGAGGTCACGAGCACCGTGAACACCACGCACCAGCAGCTGAAGGCGGTCGACGGCATCACCTCGAACGTGTCGGACGCCTCGGCCAACATCTCCGCCCTCTCGTCGCTGGTCGCCGCCACGATCGGAGCACCGCTCATCAAGGTGTCTGCGTTCTCCTACGGCGTCCGGTCAGCCCTCGCCGGCCGTACGTCCCCCGCGCGCCGCCGCCGCAGCCGCTAG